A window of Marmota flaviventris isolate mMarFla1 chromosome 11, mMarFla1.hap1, whole genome shotgun sequence genomic DNA:
TATCATTTCATCTTAGCCACGCTACTAAAGTGGTCTCCATCCACCTTAAGCAAAAGAGGAGTCTTCTCCTTGGAGAGGATATTCAGAAAGCCATTTCTAGAATGTTCCTCAGTCACTTATTCTGGTGCTTCTTAAGCAGTTAGCTCCTGGGAACCTCTGGTCAAGGTGGCTCCTACCTCCAAGTTCTACCCAGCCCCCGCTGCTGTTTGTGCCCAGTGAAGAGCAAAGATGTGACATGGCCCCTCAGATTTCAGCCACAGCCCCtaccttctgcctcagactccgtGACTTCCTTCTTCCCATGCCCCTTTTTCCCTCGGCTCTTTCTCttgttctccctcctcccttcaaTCACAGAGCCTAGCAGAGCAGGCTGCCCCTCAGGATCCCTCCGAGGGGCCCTGTAGGCCTCCCAGGCCATCACCACACCTGGGGAGACAGAGGTGGTGGCATCTGTATTTGGCCCAGCTCAACGGTTGAAGCCTTGGAGAACCCTGGTGTTTTGCTCCAAGTCACATGGAGTTATTGGGGTGTCCCTGCCTTGATGAAGGGGACTGGCCTTTCAATAAGCACATATCCTCCTGGGGTGGCTGAAACTCTTCCCTGAGACCTCCCAGCACCAGGTTCCCTCCAGCTCAAGAGGAGTCGGTCTAGCCCCAAACACCAGGAACAGCCTTCCAGATGCTGGGCCACCTGACTCCCACCCTGCAGTGGGGCAGCTAGTGCCCAGCAGGGGACAGAAGGTGGAACATATGAAAGGCAGGTGCGGCAGGAGGTGCAGAGAGGGAACAGGCTCCTTCTCCAGGCACCTTGAAAGGAGATGGGAAGAGGAatctgtggcacacgcctgtaatcccagcagctcgggaggctgagacaagaggattgagagttcaaagccagcctcagcaaaaagtgaggcactaagcaactcatgagaccctggggatgtggctcagtggtcgagtgccctgagttcaatccccggtagcaCCCCACCCCCCTAAAAAAGAGGAACGCATGGAAGGCCAGCCACAGGATGCTGCCTCCCCGGAATCTCCCTGGGAATCGGTCATCCACACTATGCCTGGAGAGGGCATGAGCCAGGATCTCCCCCAGGCTCATCTCACCCTTGGGGCTCATCTCATCCCCAGCTATCATGATCCTAGCCCACACAcccttcccccactccctccACATCTAACTCCCTGCACGAGGTATATGGCCATTTAAGACTCTGGGTCTTGGCCACTCCACCCCTTGCTCTCCACCTGCACAATTCAGTCTAACTCAAAAGGCACCTTAGCAACCTTATGATTCACGGGGGGAGGgggtgttgggggagggggactTACAGACTGAGCTGGGCCTAGCATCTGCTTGACTCCCACCCTCACACCCAGGGTGTGGtggtccaaggtcacatagctccAACTCCAGGGGTCTTCCTCCCCATCCATTTTGTTATGCTCGAGCCTTGGGACCCTGAAGGGTTCCACATCTAAACTCTGAAAAAATCCCACTTTCATGTCAATCCTACTATTAAATGAGGGAAATGGGGCAAAACCCACGAAGCCAGCATTTTGCCTAATGAAGAGTCAGGATGAAgtcttgcccattttttttttttttcctaatccctCAGCCCTCCCACTCTGCCCTCTGTCTGGGCCTCACCTGCCTGGAGGCAGCACCTCAGCCCTGGAGAAGCCCCTCCTTCCAACATAGTTCCTCCCGCACAGTGCAGAACCCGAGGGTTAGGGGAAAGGCAAAGTACCTTCCCCACCAGTGCCCCCCAAGAGACTCAAACTCAGCATATCCTCGTGAATTCATCCTGGAGCGCAGGTACTTGCCTCTATTATCACCACATTTTATACCCTACGAAGTTCAAGTTCAATATCATCTTCCCTGGAGCCATCCCTGTTCCTTCTTCTCTTTACCCTCTGTGTTGCCCTtgtcctcctccccctgctcctcctcctgtctcaggcaaTGGCACCTCCATCTACCCAGCTCTCTGAACTGGACCCTTAGGTACCAGTCCTGATGCCTCCCTTAGACCCACATCCAATATGTCACCGAGTCCTGGGCTCCCTGCTACATCAGTTCACCTTCTAAACACAGATCCAATTATTTTGTACAACCTGAGCCTAAATTCCTTCCTTGATGCCTCCTGACTTCTGCCCCAGGTTTAAAAGGCCCTAGTAAGACACCCACTGTCCTTCCCGAGGAgcctctctctggcttcctcttcAGCTGTCCTCTGCCTGAATCTCCCATCAGCAAACACAATCTCAACCACCTGCACATCTCCAAGTTCATGGTGCAGCTCAGGACTGAAGCCTTTGCTCCTGAATCTTGTTccttgcacacatgcacacacatgaattcacacacatgcacacacatgaattcccacacatgcacacacaaacacacatgtgcaCGCATGGTCCTTTCCCCTAACTGCTGCTTCTTCCTTACAACTCCATCTCTGCACCTCCCTCTGAGATGCCTTCCCTGGCAGCAGACCTGCCTGTTCTTCCCAGTCGCTTCTAGAGCACCTGTTGGAGGGCACACCTCCATCACACTGTATCCCGTGACTGTATCGCTGATTTATGAAGCTGTTTTGCTGCACTGGGATATCAGCCCTGCAgtgcaaaggccataatttttTTCATCCCTGCACCCTGACACCCTGTCACTGAGCCTGGGATACAGTGATAAGTGTATTTAAGCAACACCTACTctgtgatagaaaaaaaattcatattctcaAAGCTACTCTTTGAGATAGAAATGACCCCAAtatttaagatgaaaataaatgaggTTCATAGAGGTTAGAAATGTGTCCAAAGTCACATAAGATTCAGTGACTACAGTAGGGATTCTGCAAATCTGGGTGGTTTGCATCTGTGCAGTCACACAGGGCCCTGTGCTTGGTTTAATgcttttctgtctctgtcttaAAATGCTTAGTGATTCCTGAACAGGGGGCtccaatttttcattttgccCTACAATTTAAGTCTCCAGTCCTATGTACAAATCACACAGGAAgtatatttaaatgcatattcACAGGTGCCTTCCTGCACTCCTAACTCAGGCAATCTGAGGGGTCTAAGACTCCACAATTAAGGAGCATCCCCATTTGACTCTTTCTGGGTTCCTAGGATGGCCTCTCAAGAAATAAGGCTTCACCACCCAAGATAGGCTAAGCTGTAGTTCCTCAGGCTGCCGCAAGGTGACAGTATAGACCCTCATTTGGCAATAGCCAACCTTGAAGTTAGAGCCTGAACTCAGGTGAGACACCTTCAAGATCCCTGCAGGCCAGCTGCCTGCCCACATAGATGCAATTAAACCTTCCTCCAACAAAGGCTTCCTGGTTGCACTATATTACAGTTAGTGTGGTTCTTGTGGGCAGAACTACAGCAGAGGTGCTGCTCACACACTAGAAGTCCCCTTCCTCCTATGGGCAAAGGACATGAAATGGGTAGAATGGCTATAGCATCTCAGGAGCCCTCTGGAGAATGTTACAGGAAAGGACTTAAGCAAGGTGGCAACCCTGGGGCCCAGGGCTGGCAGAGAGCTGATCCAGCAACATCCCGTGAAAATTTCCCCCTGTCTGGTAGTGTTTCTGTTGTACAAGCACTTCACACCCACAATCTCTTGGGGACATCACCATTATTCAAGGATCAAAGCATTGCCATTAGGCAGAGAATAAAAACTGTAGCTCAAAAAAGACAgggacagctgggcacagtggtggacgtctataatcccagcggctcgggaggctgaggcaggaggatcgtgagtttaaagccagcctcagcaaagatgaggtgttaagcaactcagtgagaccctgtctctaaatacaatgcaaaatagggctggggaggtggctcgatggttaagtacccctgtgttcaatacccaccaccccccaaaaaaggacaGGGACACAGCCCGTGGGAACGCAGCAGTGCATGGTGGAACCATCCAAACCCATCCATCTCACCTCAGCCCTGACTATACCCATCAGAACACCTGAAaccttataaaagaaaaacacccTGCCTGGCTGCCCCGCACACCCATCAGTCCAGAATCTCTGAAGATGAGATCCTGACATTGGCATTTAAGTGTCCCTGTCCATTCAAACATGCGCCAAGGCAGAGAATGACTGTGCTTCTCAGCATAGTGCCCAAAAACCATTCCAGTCTCTCCAGGCGTCATGTCCTGCTTCTGCCCACAGGGGGGCAGCATAACCCAGGCTGAGCAGCAGCCTGCTGTGGATTTGGGGGGCCTCCAGGGGCCGGGGCAGCAGTTGGGGAACTTCTGAGGACCtttccctcatctgtaaagtgaaacTACTATCAATGCCTTCTTCATGAGTTCGCGAGGATGAATGGAATTCACGTACTTTCAGGGCAGCTGGACTCATGCTGGCCCTGGCCTGTTCTGTTCTCTAGGATTTCTCGCACTCCAAGTAAGCTCATGTCACACCTGGCAAGGACCCCTGTGTCCTCAGCCTCTCCAGGCTTTCTAGACAGAAGGGGGGGGAGGTGCACAGGGCAAAGCCACTGGAGGGGCCTCCCAGTGGCCAGAGGGTCTGACAAGGGCAGGGAGTACCCCGAAAAGTCATGCCAGCACCAGGAGCTGAGAAGGGGGACAGTGGGCCTTATGATGCCGCCATTCCTCACCACGTGGCCCACTGCAACGCAGGGGGAGGGAACCCCCAGGCTCCACTAGGTCTTAGGGGGACCAGAACAAAGTGATAGAGCTTGGACACAGAGCTTAAGAAATAACCCCTGCTCCTGTACTGTCACCCCGTTTCCACAGCCCCTCAGCCTGACTTACACACATACAGTCCTTTGAACCCAGTGGACATTTGCCAGTCAGGGGGACAGTTATTGGGGCCCCTCAGAGAGCTGCTCCTGAATTGTCAGGAGTCAGACCTTTGCAGATAGGCTGGTCAACAACAGCCCAACTCTTTCCTTGAGGCAGAGTTGAAATGCCTCCCCTTGGGGGCAAGAGGGCATTCTCCTTCATTTTAGGGCCAGAGAGCCCCAATGTCAGTGTTTCCAGTTCCCTGTCTTCCACTAGAATGTCATCTCACTGTGGCAGAGAGGAACACACAGACTtatgctctcttcctctcctctcccaccaCTTGCCCTGCCCCTATAAAGGGCCAGCCAGGGTCCCCATGGGGGCAGGAAGTCTCCCCTAAGAGTACAGATAGGAGACAGCAGATTCCTGGGGCTGCACTGAGGTGTTCAATCTGGACACAGGAGGCTGCCCTTCCCGCTGCCTGCTAATTCCCACTGGGGGTTTGGAGGTGGGGGGCTAGAGCAGTACCTTTCCCATTCTCCTGAAGCTCAACAAGCCTCAGGAACTCTTTCCCAGGGAGGACCCAAAGATTCAGGCAAGACACACTctttaattttccttcctttaatcTTAAGCAAAAGAGACACAGgggttcaaaaataaaaatttctttctccccacccctgcccaaaCCTTCACCCAACTCCCCCAGCACAGactcccctcctccccagggagaagcaggaaggggagggagcaAGCATCTCTAGTTGGGGAGGGGCAAGGCAGAGGGGGACGTGCCGAGCTCGGTGCTGGTCTCTTtccaaatataaatacatgtcaAAATGCTGGAAAATCCTCCACACCCACCACCCAAGCACTCTTCATTTCCGCTGTGTTTGGAGAGGTGGCGGGGGCCAGGCACCGGCTGACTGTGGCTTACTGTGCCCTCTGGGCATGCGCCCCACCAGCCTCCTGTTGCTCATTGTAGAAGAGATGGCACTCGGGGTCCCCCCGGACGATAGGAGCTCCCTGGATCAGCTTCCCAGTGTTGGGGTTCACACACCAGCACTCCCCACGCTGCCCGTTCAGAGACATCTTGCACTGGAAGAGACAAGAGGAGAACTTAGAAGATGCCCCAGCAACCATCCACTTTCTTTCCTGCACTCAGCTGAGGGTTTACTCAACACCCACCCTGAGCTGAGCTAGTGCTGCAGGGTGGCACATCCCAACCTCCCAGGTGCACTGGGAATCTTGACAAAATACAAATTCCCATTCAGTAGGTTTGAGGCAGATCTGCAACTCTGCCTGCTAATAAGCTCCACAGTGACGCGGAGGCTGCTGACCAGGGATCACTGCTGTCAGTAGGGCTGTCTTTCGAGATTCCCACGGGCAAAGGCCCAGCTCCCACCCTCAAGGAGGTCCCCCCAGTGGAGGACCCAGTGTAGTGTGAGGTGAAAAAACTCACATCAGAATAAAAGTAAGTGTGTGCCATATGTTATATAAGAGATATACCACCATTCCCATAATCCTCACAACCACCTTGACAACTAGGTTACCATTATGATCCCCACTTGGTAGGGGATGGACTGAAGCACATTGGTCAAAaaccttgcccaaggtcacacagctagtaaggaACCAAGCTGAGATTCAAACTCGGCATGCACATTCCAGGGTCCCCACTCCCTAAACCATATGTTAACTATTACACTTATGGATCATTTTAGTTGCCTATAGGTACAGTACACAGCCTGTTTTTCATAAGAGATCATTACTTCTCCTGCGCTCCAAATGAAGTAGGTGCCTTACATCTGATGGACAGATCTACAAATAGCTTTTAACACCTGAGTAATGTTTTAAGAGGCAAGATGTGGTGAAGGACGTGGGGCAGTGAGACCCCCCAAGGGATCAACAGAGCCCTGAACCCCATCTCCTGGCTCCATGCATCCACCCTTTAATTCAATGCCAACTGCTCATTAGGATCGCTAAGGGTGCTTTTAAAACTCTGTCCCAGAAAGCACCCCAGACCCCAGAACCTAAATCTCTGGGGTAAACCCAGGCATCCATATTTTATAAAGCTCCCAGAAAATCCCAGTGTGCAGCCAGGGCTGAGAACCTCTGCCTGAAAACAGAATGAGCTGCAGACGGCACTGTCTCTGTCTCATTCCTACAGGAATCGTATGCATACTCCTCCCTATAAAAGGGATGTGGAGGTGGAAGCCAGGGGTGGGCTACGGAAACTGACAACTGATCAATGTTTCATCACTACAGTGATAAGCCACACATGGATCtatgtggaaaatatttagaATCTTAAGAGGGAAATACTGCAAATGCACATCGATCGTTCAAATACAGAAAGGAGAGCAGAACAGAAAGCAGAAGCCGGGAGGGCAAAGGGCTCCTGGTAAACTTCCTCCACTTTCTCCCATGTACTTAGAACCATGTTCTGGTcgttttttcagaaatattttcaatggTATTTCTCTATCCCCGATTCTCGTCCCCTGAGATCCTGAAAACCAGAGCAGCTACCTGGACACTGGACTAAATTGGCAACTCTGAGAATGTGGTTCATGGACAACCATCAGCATCGCCTGGAGCTTGTAGAAATGCAAACTCTTGGTCCCCATCCAACACACCCAATCAGCCTCTGGGTGTGGACCCAGAAATGGGCTTCAGGTGACTGTATTCCTCTGTAAAATCCGAGGTGGTTGCTTTATGCCCACTTCTCCTGGAGGCTCCCTCCCCACCTGGACACTAGCACCATGGGCAGGTGGCTGGCAGAGTGGAGTCAGCCCCACCCTCCCTGGCCTGGCAGCTGGCACTGCCATCCCATCCCCATGGTTACAGAAGCCTGCGTCAGCTCTCAGGCTTCAGAGGATTAAGGGTGGGTGGGGCAGGAACCAGGCCCACCAGGGCCCCCGGCTGAGAAGCAGCCTCTCTGGCCCGGGTTAGCACCCACACTCACCTGTTTGAGGTTGTACAGGCCATGTTTGTCACAGTTAGGGATGTGCAAAGAGTAGAGGTGCTCCAGAGGACCCCGATCATCAGGAAGGCGCATGGTGGCGATCCGCTCCAGGACCTGGTCCAGTTCTTGCTGGCAGGGGGTCTGCAAGCAGCAGGCACAGAGTGAGAAGAACGGGCACACAAATGCTGGCCCTGGATATTGTCTTGAAAGCAACATGCCCCCGGGGAAGAGACTCCCAAGGCTACGCAGCTAGTAAGTACGGCCAATGACAACCAGTCCGGTGACTTCACTGTGCCCAACCCATCCCTAAAGAAACTCATATGCACGTGATTTTCACTCCTTCACTCCTTTTCTCCATCTGTGATTAACAGATCAAAATGGGCTACCTCCAGAGTGTCTATACCAAACCCATGGCTCAAGCACCTGTCTCTGCCACAAACCCAATCAGGGCCCAGACCCGAGATACTAAGACTCAGATGGAAAGGGGAAAGGGACCCGCTGCAGCAAGGGTGAGCAAGCTTCATCATCCCTGGGGCTGTTTTCTTCACCGATGTCCCAGAGTCAAGTAGAAATGCAGAGGTTTTAGAAGGAATAAACTTCAAGAAACCATATCGAGTCCATCTTATAGCCCAAAGGTCACTGAATATGTTAGTGGCAGTAATGGGAACAAAAATGCTCTGAGACAGCAGCTCAGCGCGTGGTCCTAAGAGGGTGCCCTCCCCAGCTAGAAGACTCCtttcccatgccctcccccatCAACCAGACTCGGCCCCACTGACCCGGGCAGGTGGGGGCCGAAGCTTCTTGGGCTCCTCCAGGCCAAGGTGGTGTTTTCCTCCTTTGCCCATCTGCCGGTGCTGCTCGGTGACCTTCTCCCGGAACACAGCCAGCTCCTTCATGCCTGACTTGAGGGGCTTCCGGCCAGCACTGCCGCCACCTCCCAACATGTTCATGGTCCCATCCACATGGTTCTCGACCAGGCTTCCCTCAGAGTTCTCATCTCCACTGtctgcagagagagggagggaagagctCCAGGTACACACTCCCAGGGAGCTGGGCCTTCCTGGACCCCTCACAACAGGCAGAACAGAGATCAGCAACGCCCAACAAGCGCCAACCTCGTGCCAGGGCCCATGCATGGTAATTTATGTGGACCATCCATTTGTTTCACAGTAACTCTTAGTGGTACCAGGGCACCCTGCCCGACTTCTAGATGGAGAAGTTGTAGTTCACACGAGCCAATTGCTTGACTAAGATCATAAACCTGCTAAGTCATGGATCTAGGACTTGAACCCAGTCTATGTGACTCCAATAAAATAACAGGGAACCCCCTACTCTGTTCTGCCTCCATCCTATGAGGCCAGGATAGAGCAGAGGATCATGGAAAGGGTGAACATACCCAAGGCTCTCAGCATAGAATAGAATTAGGTCCTTTCTGGAGTTCATCAGTACCTCTCAGGTTGACCCACCACTAACGCCAAGTTTAAGTACTTCATCACTTATGGTCTGAAAGGTGCAGATTAAAGACTCATGCCACAAAGATCACTGGGCACTTCCAGCATGGCAGTGTCAGGTAGAGCCACACTGTCAACCAGAACCAGTCCCTGGCATGCCATTCCACCTCCCTGCTGAGAAGTTCCCATAGTGCTTTGCTCCTAGGCTGCTAGAGCACCACCCTACTGACTCTGTTGTTTCCAAGTCTGTGCTCTGTACCCCAACACCATCACACTGGAAACCCTAAGAACAGGAACTGGCTTCCTGGACTTTCTGGTATCAGCTTGTCACAGGGCATAAGGCCTCATCAAGATGCTGTCCAAGGAACATCAAGTCTCTTCAGACTTTCTTAAAACTACTGTGTGCACAGCCCAGGTAAGGGGACCTTGAGTGTAGCGCCCAGCTATCACAGTTTCACCCTGGCTGAGGAGGGCGAGAGGAACAGAATTGCCTAGAGTTGTAACCAAGGAGACAAGTCCCAGCATGCTCTACAAGGGCAGGGAGTGACAACCCAGCCCCAGGGCCCCTTGTGAACACAGGCAGAGCAAACAGAGACCTGGACCACGCTGCCCAGAGCCAGAGTCTGCAGGTCCCAGAAAGAGCTGGGTGGGTGTAGAGGGGGTGTTTTTCAACAAATCTTCCATCTTCTCTTCCCCTTTAATGTGCCTTATAAAACTTACAATCCTGGTCACAAAGCAGAATGgctcttaaaatatttctacacAGGACTTTGAGATGAGGCAAGAAATGCATGGTGGTCCCTTTAGAATTCAGGTAGTTTGGTGGACCCCGGGGTCCCTCACCTGGGCAGTGCTACATGGTGGAAAGAGCCACCAAAGAGGAGCCGCAATGCCCTCTGAGCTGCTGTGAATTGTGTTCAGCTAAGGGAGGGTCACCTCTTCCATACCAGCTACAGCCTGGGGACAAGGGATACAAAGGGAGGGTGTCCTACATAGTCTCCAAGATCAGAAGCATTAAAGGTATCCGCCCcagcccttcccctcccactgGGCAGATACTAGTGGGTTCTCACTGACTACCCAGCATCCACCAGCAGCAGTGCTGGCTGAGGGGGGGTATACTCAGGTAAAGTCCCAGTTCTGCCACTTGCTCTATCAGCTGTGTTTCCCCTGAAtgtaacttctctgtgcctctgctTTCTTAACTGAAAACGGCTCGATAATAATAGTTCGTTCTTTAGAACTACTGCAAGTATGCTGTAGGTAAAGCAGGTAAAACTGCTTGGGACAGAAACACTACGCATGTTGCTTATGGTTATCACTTTTGACGGGATGAAGACTGCCTCAGTTATCTGTTGCCTCggaaccaggaagcaaaggaaaacAAGATTTTGAGCATCAAAACAGCTGTCACTATGTCCATGCATTTTCAAATCTCCTGAGACCCGAGGAGAACCATCACATGAAGATGCTTCCCAACACCGTTGCTCCAAGAAGCCTACCTTCTGGATGTCTGCTGTCCAAGCCCACCGCAgactaaaatcaatgaaactgaaaggagagagaaggaatatGTGTGGACGGTGACAAGCAGTATCCAAAAACAGGAGGGAAAAAGGACACTAAGAAACCAACAGGCcatgcacagtggcacatgactaatccagcgactcaggaggccaaggcagaaggatcccaagttcgagaccagcctcagcaacttcgtaaggccctgtctcaaaataaaaaataaaaagggctggggatgtagctcagtggtagacagcccctgggttcaatcccaggaaccccaaaacaaacaaacataataaGGACTtcaggggcttttttttttttttttttttgcaaagcaaACATGTTTTCTAGCCCTAAACAAGAATTTTATTGATGATGATGACCCTGGAGTATCACCAAAGGGGAGAGGGTCCAgtgctcagcattaaaagagatttCTATCCAAAATTGTTAAGCTTTAGAGAAGAAGAATTCGAAATTTCTTAACTTTACAAACCTTCTGAAACCTGGAAATCTCCTCCACTTAGAATGGCTGTTTCTCCAGGGGTGCTGAATAGCCTAAATCGCACCATAAATCACACAAGATTCAAGCCTGTTCCAGCTGCCCCAGCACCAGCAGGGGAAGGCTGAGGACCTAGTGTTTGCAGTCAGGCTGGTGAGAGACCTATTCCACCATGGTTCAATCAGCCCCAGCAGCCAGACCCAAGCTCTCCTCTTCCATCCTGACTCCCCCTTGCTGGGCTTTGAGGTGGGCAGCAGCAGAAATCCAAGGGCCCCAGAAACAGGTTGGGTTTTCCTGCTCAGCTGCCTGCCAGGCTCCCCAGAATAGAGACACCAAGTCACCCTGTCATGCTGCGCGGATTTCCTCTGTTCCAGCAGGTCTGCAGAGGGTCACCTTCTGGGACTGGGCCATGCAGCAGGGGTCAACCATTAAGATCGCCCCTGACTTCTTCAGATGGACACAGACGTGGTGGACAGAAGGCTGGGGTGAGCCAAGCCCGGACGATAGGAATGCTCTTCCACACGGAAATCTCCATCTCCTTAAAACCAACCTCTGAAGCACCAGGCAGATGCTGCCACAGAGGGGGACTCGTCCCCATCCTCACTGCCCGAGTCCTGCTCTCACCGCCAGACCAGCTTCTCTGCCTGGACTtggacaggaggatcgcaagctccCTACCTCTCCCCGTGGCAGACAATGGGAACCTCCATCCACCCTCACCCAAGCCTTTGCTCCCAAGATCTCCCTCAGGACTCTCTCCTCAGAGTCCTGTCCAGCTGGCTTCCTCCCTTCTGGAGACTTCCACACCACTTTCAGACTGGACTCCATGAACTTAAAGAAGACCAGGGCTCTGGGAATCTGCTGGACAACACAGTTCCATCACTTCTGGAAACTTCTAGCCTGGGCTCCAGGCCTATGACTCGGAAATTCACCTGGCTCCACCCTCTGGGGAAGAGGCCCACCTTGAGGACTGGCCAACAGCAGCCAGTCTCCATGATGGCTACAGTTCATATTTTCtggtggaagaaagaaaaacgcAGCTCACCCACCTGCAGCTTCTGAGGAGGCTCCCCTCACCAGAACCACTGCTTGCAACATCCTATGGAACTGAGGTCTCAACAGCAGGACTGACAGTTCACCAGATAACTCTCTGTCACAGGATCTGTCTGGCCTGCGCGTTGCAGAATGTTGagcagcatccctggtctctACCACCCAGACGCCACTAGCACCCTCCCAAGTTgggacaaccaaaaatgtcttcaAACTTTGCCAAATGGCACCTGAGAAGCAAACACTGATTCCAGGTTGAGAATCACTGAAGTCAACCCGACTCTAAAGGAAGCTCCCAGGCCCCACATATGGCTCATTTAGCTCCGCTACGTTCTCCTGCAATGGCTGAGACCCAGCCACCACCCTCTATCCCCAGCCGCTCCGGTCCCCAGCAGGGAGCAAGGCCTTCTCTGAGCATCCCAGAGCACTCTGCCTGCTGCTCCCCCTTCCCATGCCCTCCTGGGAGCTGGTGCCACAGACAGTGGCCAAAGAAGCAGCCCTAAACTGAGTCCTAAAGGTCAATCCAACACACTCTGCCACCTCTGGGAACATTTGaagagagacacacagacaccAATGTGAGCTCAGGCCCGAAAGCAGCCAGACTTGTCCATTAAGCAAAGCAAGCACAGCACTTAGGTGCCTagaaaatcagaaggaaaaaaaaagaattttttttttagtcaaaaaGTCTTAATATATACCATATTGATATGCTTGCTCTTAGAAAAACGGCCATAATGTgatcttaaaatgcttttttggAAAAAGGGGCATACAAAGACAAAAATGTCCAGGGCCCATGAACGTCAATCCTGTGACCCTGGCTCAGGATCCCAGAAGTCAGGGCTCCACTGGGAAGTTTTTTCCTGGGAGGACAGAGTTGACATCCTGTCCTAACATGTCCCCCATCTCTCTGAGGTGAAGGTCAGTTTGTCCACCCTCACAGAGGCCATCTGGATTCAAGGGTATGTTCGTTCCATTTCTTTATTGATCTCACCCCTGCCAACAAACATGCCATTAAGATGAGGAAATCCATGGGCCTGGCTTGCTGACGCAGGCTCTTTTCAAAGGCGGTACAGCATCCACTTGTTTCT
This region includes:
- the Igfbp2 gene encoding insulin-like growth factor-binding protein 2 isoform X1 gives rise to the protein MLLRLGGPALPLLLPSLLVLLLGAGSGGRGVRAEVLFRCPPCTPERLAACGPPPDAVSRSAGGARGTCTELVREPGCGCCSVCARLEGEACGVYTPRCGQGLRCYPNPGSELPLQSLVMGVGTCGKGRDAKYGVSPEQVADSGDENSEGSLVENHVDGTMNMLGGGGSAGRKPLKSGMKELAVFREKVTEQHRQMGKGGKHHLGLEEPKKLRPPPARTPCQQELDQVLERIATMRLPDDRGPLEHLYSLHIPNCDKHGLYNLKQCKMSLNGQRGECWCVNPNTGKLIQGAPIVRGDPECHLFYNEQQEAGGAHAQRAQ
- the Igfbp2 gene encoding insulin-like growth factor-binding protein 2 isoform X2, whose amino-acid sequence is MNMLGGGGSAGRKPLKSGMKELAVFREKVTEQHRQMGKGGKHHLGLEEPKKLRPPPARTPCQQELDQVLERIATMRLPDDRGPLEHLYSLHIPNCDKHGLYNLKQCKMSLNGQRGECWCVNPNTGKLIQGAPIVRGDPECHLFYNEQQEAGGAHAQRAQ